The following proteins are encoded in a genomic region of Planctomycetaceae bacterium:
- a CDS encoding DUF503 domain-containing protein, with protein MATTVGLLHLEFHLPAAASLKDKRRSLKGFRDRLAAGHNVSVAEVASQDNPRRGVLAVAMVGSDKRYVEGALQRIVTAAASHRDMILVESQIDWV; from the coding sequence ATGGCCACGACGGTTGGGTTGCTTCATCTGGAGTTTCACCTGCCCGCGGCCGCGTCGCTCAAGGACAAGCGTCGCAGCCTGAAGGGGTTTCGCGACCGCCTGGCAGCGGGGCACAATGTGTCGGTGGCCGAGGTGGCCAGCCAGGACAACCCTCGCCGGGGCGTGCTGGCGGTGGCGATGGTCGGCAGCGACAAACGGTACGTGGAAGGGGCTTTGCAGCGGATCGTGACCGCCGCGGCGTCCCACCGCGACATGATTCTGGTCGAGAGCCAGATCGATTGGGTCTGA
- a CDS encoding MraY family glycosyltransferase produces MIVWGAAGLVVLAFVLSSLAAPLARQIALRYRVLDIPSSHKSHATPTPLLGGSAIFFAIAVPAVGALAVASFWADTGVPQFMAPWSRHIAGAALRAPLALGLLAGAAAIHALGVLDDRRGLAAWLKLATQTLVIMVLVSACGLNFPAGLHGTTGFIVTVIWLVVVINAFNFLDNMDGLCAGVACILAAALLGVTAGTGQMFVSAWLCLLIGAVAGFLPANFPPARQFMGDGGSLLIGYMLGVLTCLTDFAGPAAMAGPNGIFVPLVLMAVPLYDLFSVIILRLAEGRNPMIGDMRHFSHRLVRRGMSVRRSVLTNYLCAAATATSATLLTYTIGPAGVVLVLVQLAALLLIMTMLEAGVSKSR; encoded by the coding sequence ATGATCGTCTGGGGCGCTGCAGGACTGGTTGTGCTGGCCTTTGTGCTTTCGTCGCTGGCGGCGCCGCTGGCGCGGCAGATCGCCCTGCGCTATCGGGTGCTGGATATCCCCAGTTCGCACAAGAGCCACGCCACCCCCACCCCCCTGCTGGGCGGCAGCGCGATCTTCTTCGCCATCGCCGTGCCGGCGGTGGGCGCTTTGGCCGTGGCGAGTTTCTGGGCGGATACCGGCGTGCCGCAGTTCATGGCGCCCTGGTCCAGGCACATCGCCGGGGCGGCCCTTCGCGCGCCGCTGGCGCTGGGGCTCCTGGCCGGAGCGGCGGCGATCCATGCCCTGGGCGTGCTGGATGACCGGCGCGGGTTGGCGGCCTGGCTCAAGCTGGCAACGCAGACCCTTGTGATCATGGTGCTCGTCAGCGCGTGCGGGCTGAACTTCCCGGCGGGGCTGCACGGCACGACGGGCTTCATCGTGACGGTCATCTGGCTGGTGGTGGTGATCAACGCCTTCAACTTCCTGGACAACATGGACGGGCTCTGTGCCGGCGTGGCGTGCATCCTGGCCGCGGCGCTGCTGGGCGTGACGGCCGGGACCGGGCAGATGTTCGTTTCCGCGTGGCTGTGCCTGCTGATCGGGGCGGTAGCCGGATTTCTGCCGGCGAACTTTCCGCCGGCCAGACAGTTCATGGGCGACGGCGGAAGTCTGCTCATCGGATACATGCTGGGCGTTCTGACGTGTCTGACCGATTTCGCCGGACCGGCGGCGATGGCCGGTCCCAACGGCATCTTCGTGCCGCTGGTATTGATGGCCGTGCCGCTGTACGACTTGTTCAGCGTGATCATCCTGCGACTGGCCGAGGGGCGCAATCCGATGATCGGCGACATGCGACACTTCTCGCACCGCCTGGTGCGCCGCGGCATGAGCGTGCGCCGCTCGGTGCTGACCAATTACCTCTGCGCCGCCGCCACGGCCACCTCCGCCACGCTGCTGACCTACACCATCGGCCCGGCCGGGGTGGTGCTGGTGCTGGTGCAACTGGCGGCGCTGCTGCTGATCATGACGATGCTGGAAGCGGGCGTGAGCAAGTCACGGTAA
- a CDS encoding tetratricopeptide repeat protein — protein sequence MCIHRVIACCAAAALALGAMMVQPDFASAQSATAPASQPATAPASRIATQPAPLPPRALLGLDDILPPVQRPAKGAVAELPARAAAALKEAQELLERDDPAAALVKAQRAEGFAPDHPGVLRVTGLIYRQLKNPGSAIKALTAAAAADGDDLDVQLALGRLALLAGNRDEALLRLRTAVKCSQATPDNPLAGEAMRDLAAMLEQQGYSAAALQCWDMLGDWFAAHPRQYADRAALKYLATRPERLQAQRGTLMMKLRKYPAAAEEFRKAYERDRSQGQWGELMIEALAKAGDYPRAAKALAEMADEPSLQSRIEPLARRVLAGAADGQLLQRLWQEHSAGGKLSVPYAMALARAAQTAGDSSGASQIARAVLKQAPRTPAAAVVLASAAAKDGSLPAAVDVLVQALGADPGAAEAVAQAAAALTAADVGELDRTLARQAVADKSPARPAMHYVAGQLAIAAGRKLLAADQFQRAMDVKADYMPACEALAGLYLDQRQFDKVDRLVERIARQGGNNFFRLLLRGRLALARGDMGAAVELLKEAHALNARDVQVLMLLAEAQLRCGEQAEAISLLNAAVVAAPDNIEASTRLIRLLMDKGDHDAAGIVLQHLMERHGDDTAVRLMQVELALLTGRHNPVKHREAMALLESLRREQGHVPDVQLLVLAQQIPPGAARIEAKEFDRIVGVLNAILRDHPRHLQAARMMATLFARQGRLSEAVAIWQQLHREHPDRADIAQHYVQAMVAARQFEAAAATLNDILARSGGLLWAKLKQIEVLQQLSRLDEAIERGEAYLKRASGNSEKDILRQVLIKIYNQTDRFDDAQRLLDGWLDSSPEEPLANRLRGEKMALFCKARQFDKAETFARTWAAQSDDTDRVYLSLLQALQNAKEYDKANELVDKWLTAGSLREADFFRRFKLQLLVQNKQFDKLVEFGRKWVSGGGGDQAIFTVIGALNSGKVYDHPLIDEWIQLASPSVASLLRQIKIDWYCKDGKIDQAVAYTNALLAGDRWQIEPRQMLIGGLVKADQFQRAEKQLDDWLTQLEATVATQPALTQPGKAKPPAPAPAPGVLLNRGTRLLVVFTPDKILAWHRQMLVRTILMQNQHARGVERAKAFLEKDPNDVEMLSVISLGLAELGRPGEARAALEKALTLEPDDPALNNNLGYQYADEGVELAKAERMIRKSLAERRTAASLDSLGWLRYKQGMFDQAKRILDQALQDMAADGEEHAVIHDHLGDACARLGLMDLANRQWIKALELAQKEKFPSAEMRGILKLTLAKIEAIKAGKQPTPAPLGKGVAETK from the coding sequence GTGTGCATCCATCGCGTCATCGCCTGCTGTGCGGCAGCAGCCCTGGCTTTGGGCGCGATGATGGTGCAACCAGACTTTGCCTCCGCCCAGTCGGCCACGGCGCCGGCCTCCCAGCCCGCCACCGCCCCCGCTTCCCGAATCGCAACCCAGCCGGCGCCGCTGCCTCCGCGGGCGCTGCTGGGGCTCGATGACATTCTTCCCCCCGTTCAGCGTCCGGCCAAAGGCGCCGTCGCCGAACTGCCCGCCCGCGCCGCCGCGGCGCTCAAGGAAGCCCAGGAACTTCTCGAGCGGGACGATCCCGCCGCCGCCCTGGTCAAGGCCCAGCGAGCCGAGGGCTTCGCGCCCGATCACCCTGGCGTCCTGCGCGTCACCGGCCTGATCTACCGCCAGTTGAAAAATCCCGGCAGCGCCATCAAGGCGCTGACTGCCGCCGCCGCGGCTGACGGCGACGATCTTGACGTCCAGTTGGCCTTGGGGCGTCTGGCCCTGCTGGCGGGAAATCGCGACGAGGCGCTGCTGCGGTTGCGAACCGCCGTCAAGTGCAGCCAGGCCACGCCCGACAATCCTTTGGCCGGTGAAGCGATGCGAGACCTGGCCGCAATGCTCGAGCAGCAGGGGTATTCCGCCGCCGCACTGCAGTGCTGGGACATGCTGGGCGATTGGTTCGCCGCACACCCCAGGCAGTACGCCGATCGGGCCGCTCTGAAATATCTGGCCACGCGACCGGAACGCCTCCAGGCTCAGCGCGGCACGCTGATGATGAAGCTCCGCAAATATCCCGCAGCCGCCGAGGAGTTCCGCAAGGCCTACGAACGCGACCGCTCCCAGGGCCAGTGGGGCGAACTGATGATCGAGGCGCTGGCCAAGGCGGGCGACTATCCCCGCGCAGCCAAGGCCTTGGCCGAGATGGCCGACGAACCCTCGCTGCAATCGCGGATCGAGCCCCTGGCCAGGCGAGTTCTCGCCGGCGCCGCCGACGGGCAACTTCTCCAGAGGCTCTGGCAGGAGCATAGCGCCGGCGGAAAGCTCAGCGTGCCATACGCCATGGCCTTGGCCCGCGCCGCCCAGACCGCCGGCGATTCGTCCGGGGCCTCTCAGATCGCCCGGGCCGTGCTCAAGCAGGCTCCCAGAACCCCCGCAGCCGCCGTCGTGCTCGCGTCGGCCGCCGCTAAGGACGGAAGCCTCCCCGCGGCCGTCGACGTCCTGGTGCAGGCACTCGGGGCTGACCCAGGCGCCGCCGAGGCGGTTGCCCAAGCCGCCGCCGCCCTGACCGCCGCCGACGTGGGCGAACTTGATCGCACTCTGGCACGCCAGGCCGTGGCGGATAAATCGCCCGCACGCCCGGCGATGCACTACGTGGCCGGGCAATTGGCCATCGCCGCCGGACGCAAGCTCCTGGCCGCCGATCAGTTTCAGCGGGCGATGGACGTCAAGGCCGACTACATGCCCGCCTGCGAGGCCCTGGCGGGGCTGTATCTCGATCAGAGGCAATTTGACAAAGTCGACCGCCTCGTGGAACGCATCGCAAGACAGGGCGGGAACAACTTCTTTCGCTTGCTCCTGCGTGGGCGCCTCGCGCTGGCCCGCGGAGACATGGGCGCGGCCGTCGAACTTCTCAAGGAGGCCCACGCCCTCAACGCCCGCGACGTGCAGGTGCTGATGCTCCTGGCCGAAGCCCAACTGCGATGTGGCGAACAAGCCGAGGCGATCTCGCTGCTCAATGCTGCCGTCGTGGCGGCCCCGGACAACATCGAGGCCTCGACGCGCCTGATCCGCCTGTTGATGGACAAGGGCGACCACGACGCTGCCGGCATCGTGCTGCAGCACCTGATGGAGCGCCATGGCGACGACACGGCCGTGCGGTTGATGCAGGTGGAGCTGGCGTTGCTGACAGGGCGGCACAACCCGGTCAAGCACCGCGAGGCGATGGCCCTGCTGGAGTCCCTGCGCCGCGAGCAAGGCCATGTTCCCGACGTGCAACTGCTCGTGCTGGCGCAGCAGATTCCCCCCGGCGCCGCGCGGATCGAGGCCAAGGAGTTCGACCGCATCGTCGGCGTCCTCAATGCCATCTTGCGAGATCATCCGCGCCACCTTCAGGCCGCACGCATGATGGCAACGCTCTTTGCCCGCCAGGGCCGCCTGAGCGAAGCCGTCGCCATCTGGCAGCAGCTCCACAGGGAGCACCCTGACCGCGCCGACATCGCCCAGCATTATGTCCAGGCCATGGTCGCGGCGCGGCAGTTCGAGGCCGCCGCCGCGACGCTCAACGACATTCTCGCCCGAAGCGGTGGATTGCTCTGGGCCAAGCTCAAACAGATCGAAGTGCTTCAGCAGCTCTCCAGGCTCGATGAGGCGATCGAACGCGGCGAGGCGTATCTTAAGCGCGCCTCGGGAAACAGCGAGAAGGACATCCTCCGCCAGGTCCTGATCAAGATCTACAACCAGACCGACCGCTTTGACGACGCCCAGAGACTTCTGGACGGATGGCTCGACTCCTCGCCCGAAGAGCCTCTGGCCAACCGCCTGCGCGGCGAAAAGATGGCCCTGTTTTGCAAGGCCCGCCAGTTCGACAAGGCCGAGACCTTCGCCCGAACCTGGGCCGCACAGTCCGACGATACCGACCGCGTCTACTTGAGTCTGCTCCAGGCCCTCCAGAATGCCAAGGAGTACGACAAGGCCAATGAGCTGGTGGACAAGTGGCTGACCGCCGGCTCGCTGCGGGAAGCCGACTTCTTCCGCCGCTTCAAGCTGCAATTGCTCGTCCAGAACAAGCAGTTTGACAAGCTCGTCGAGTTCGGGCGCAAATGGGTCAGCGGCGGCGGGGGCGACCAGGCGATCTTCACCGTTATCGGCGCCCTCAACAGCGGCAAGGTGTACGACCACCCGCTGATCGACGAGTGGATCCAGTTGGCCAGCCCGTCCGTGGCCTCGCTGCTGCGGCAGATCAAGATCGACTGGTACTGCAAAGACGGCAAGATCGACCAGGCCGTCGCCTACACCAACGCCTTGCTCGCCGGCGATCGCTGGCAGATCGAACCGCGACAGATGCTCATTGGCGGGTTGGTCAAAGCCGACCAATTCCAGCGGGCCGAGAAGCAGCTCGATGACTGGTTGACGCAGCTTGAAGCCACCGTCGCCACGCAGCCGGCCCTGACGCAACCGGGCAAAGCCAAACCGCCCGCCCCCGCGCCCGCCCCCGGCGTGCTGCTCAACCGCGGAACCCGCCTGCTGGTCGTCTTCACGCCCGACAAGATCCTCGCCTGGCATCGCCAGATGCTGGTGCGGACCATCCTGATGCAGAATCAGCATGCCCGCGGCGTCGAGCGGGCCAAGGCCTTTCTGGAAAAAGACCCCAACGACGTTGAAATGCTCTCGGTGATCTCGCTGGGCCTGGCCGAACTGGGGCGCCCGGGCGAGGCCCGCGCCGCCCTGGAAAAGGCCCTGACCCTCGAGCCCGACGACCCGGCCCTCAACAACAACCTTGGCTATCAATACGCCGACGAAGGCGTCGAACTGGCCAAGGCCGAACGCATGATCCGCAAGTCCCTCGCCGAACGCCGCACCGCCGCCAGCCTCGATTCGCTGGGGTGGCTGCGCTACAAACAGGGAATGTTCGACCAGGCCAAACGCATCCTCGATCAGGCCCTGCAGGATATGGCTGCCGACGGCGAAGAACACGCCGTCATCCACGACCACCTCGGCGACGCCTGTGCGCGGCTGGGCCTCATGGACCTCGCCAACCGCCAGTGGATCAAGGCCCTCGAACTGGCGCAGAAGGAGAAGTTCCCTTCAGCCGAGATGCGCGGTATCCTGAAGTTGACCCTCGCCAAGATCGAAGCGATCAAGGCCGGCAAACAACCCACGCCGGCGCCGCTTGGCAAAGGCGTGGCGGAAACAAAATAG
- a CDS encoding YebC/PmpR family DNA-binding transcriptional regulator, with the protein MSGHSHWSKIKRAKGSSDSKRSQQWSKLSKRIIIAAKHGGGKPEENLQLRYAIDDAKAVNMPNDTIARAIKKGTGELETVNYEEMVYEGYGPGGVAFMVLCLTDNRNRTAPEMRKLFERVGGQLGGTGCVSWMFDKKGTFIIPADATTEEALMEVALEAGAEDIASDGEEFTVTCEISVFEQVKQALAKNDIKTVSAEMGMVPKNTVTIDAEKARKALNLMEILEDHDDVENVYANFDIPAEVAAELKA; encoded by the coding sequence ATGTCAGGACATTCTCATTGGTCGAAGATCAAGCGGGCCAAGGGCAGCAGCGACTCCAAGCGCAGCCAGCAGTGGTCCAAGCTCTCCAAGCGAATCATCATCGCCGCCAAGCATGGCGGCGGAAAGCCGGAAGAAAACCTCCAGCTCCGCTACGCCATCGACGACGCCAAGGCCGTCAACATGCCCAACGACACCATCGCCCGGGCGATCAAGAAGGGCACCGGCGAGCTCGAGACCGTCAATTACGAAGAAATGGTGTATGAAGGCTACGGCCCAGGCGGCGTGGCGTTCATGGTCCTGTGCCTGACCGACAACCGCAACCGCACCGCGCCGGAGATGCGCAAGCTCTTCGAGCGAGTCGGCGGCCAGCTCGGCGGCACCGGCTGTGTCAGTTGGATGTTCGACAAGAAGGGCACGTTCATTATTCCCGCCGACGCGACCACCGAAGAGGCCTTGATGGAAGTGGCCCTCGAAGCCGGCGCCGAAGACATCGCCTCCGACGGCGAGGAATTCACCGTCACGTGCGAGATTTCCGTCTTCGAGCAGGTGAAGCAGGCCCTGGCCAAGAACGACATCAAGACCGTCTCGGCCGAGATGGGCATGGTGCCCAAGAACACCGTCACCATCGACGCCGAAAAGGCCCGCAAGGCCCTGAACCTGATGGAGATCCTCGAAGACCATGACGATGTCGAGAACGTCTACGCCAATTTCGACATCCCCGCCGAAGTCGCCGCTGAACTGAAAGCCTGA
- a CDS encoding 3-isopropylmalate dehydrogenase encodes MTKIAVIGGDGTGPEVVAEGLKVLKAVAAKVGFEYSLTDFNVSGDRYLDAGGDPAAASIPIIHDDEIAQLKTYDAIYLGAVGHPKIAPGIMEKGLLLKLRFAMDQYINLRPVRLYPNVECPLAGKGPKDIDFVVVRENTEGLYTGMGGVQYKDTPAEVSTQINCTTRFGAERAIRYAFEFCRRRNSPKKRLTLVHKTNVLTFAGDTWWRAFQEVGKEYPDITHDYNHVDACCMWFVKNPEFYDVIVTDNIFGDIITDLAAMIQGGLGVAAGGNINPKSVSMFEPMGGSAPKYTGKNVINPIAAIAAVGMLLRETGTHKNDAKLVDAGNRVENAVMATTAKMKSQAAGKMGFGTREVGDLVAAEVAK; translated from the coding sequence ATGACGAAAATAGCGGTGATCGGCGGCGACGGGACGGGTCCGGAAGTGGTGGCCGAGGGCTTGAAGGTCCTCAAGGCCGTGGCGGCCAAGGTCGGCTTCGAGTACAGCCTGACCGACTTCAACGTCAGCGGCGACCGGTATCTAGATGCCGGCGGCGACCCGGCGGCTGCTTCGATCCCGATCATCCACGACGACGAAATCGCCCAGCTCAAGACCTACGACGCGATCTATCTCGGCGCCGTGGGACACCCGAAGATCGCTCCGGGCATCATGGAAAAGGGCCTGCTGCTGAAGCTTCGCTTCGCGATGGACCAGTACATCAACCTGCGTCCGGTGCGGCTGTACCCCAACGTCGAGTGTCCGCTGGCGGGCAAAGGCCCCAAGGACATCGACTTCGTCGTGGTGCGCGAGAACACCGAGGGCCTCTACACCGGCATGGGCGGCGTGCAGTACAAGGACACTCCGGCCGAGGTCTCGACGCAGATCAACTGCACGACGCGATTCGGCGCCGAGCGGGCGATCCGCTACGCCTTCGAGTTCTGCCGCCGCCGCAATTCGCCCAAGAAGCGCCTGACGCTGGTTCACAAGACCAACGTGCTGACCTTCGCCGGCGACACGTGGTGGCGCGCCTTCCAGGAAGTCGGCAAGGAATATCCCGACATCACGCATGACTACAACCACGTCGACGCCTGCTGCATGTGGTTCGTCAAGAACCCCGAGTTCTACGACGTCATCGTCACCGACAACATCTTCGGCGACATCATCACCGACCTGGCCGCGATGATCCAGGGCGGTCTGGGTGTGGCCGCCGGCGGCAACATCAACCCCAAGAGCGTCAGCATGTTCGAGCCCATGGGCGGCTCGGCGCCCAAGTACACCGGCAAGAATGTGATCAACCCGATCGCCGCGATCGCGGCTGTCGGCATGCTCCTGCGCGAGACCGGAACGCACAAGAACGATGCCAAGCTCGTTGACGCCGGCAACCGCGTCGAGAACGCCGTCATGGCCACCACGGCCAAGATGAAGAGCCAGGCCGCGGGCAAGATGGGCTTTGGCACCCGCGAAGTGGGCGACCTCGTCGCCGCTGAAGTGGCCAAGTAA
- a CDS encoding DUF4416 family protein, with amino-acid sequence MALPAQPAPVKLICGMISARAELFDAATAEMVKDFGPVDLSSEVFAFDLTHYYDQQMGSPLYRKFVAFERLVDPVVLAGAKLRTNQIEAQFATGATHNSVVRVPDPSGSGMHGRDAHATPQEHGRDAHATQPVRPINLDVGYLALSKLVLASMKNFSHRIYLRDGVYGEITLLYRGRRWEALEWTFPDFASGRYDAFLSEARRLLLAGPRRECEK; translated from the coding sequence ATGGCCCTGCCGGCACAACCTGCGCCTGTGAAACTCATCTGCGGGATGATCTCTGCGCGAGCCGAACTGTTTGACGCGGCGACGGCTGAGATGGTGAAAGATTTCGGGCCGGTGGACTTGAGCAGCGAGGTGTTTGCGTTCGATCTGACGCATTATTACGACCAGCAGATGGGCAGCCCGCTGTATCGCAAGTTCGTGGCTTTTGAGCGGCTGGTGGACCCGGTGGTGCTGGCGGGGGCGAAGCTGCGGACCAATCAGATCGAGGCACAATTTGCCACCGGTGCCACGCACAACTCCGTTGTGCGTGTCCCTGACCCTTCAGGTTCAGGGATGCATGGGCGGGACGCCCATGCCACACCGCAAGAGCATGGGCGGGACGCCCATGCCACACAGCCGGTGCGGCCGATCAATCTGGATGTGGGATATCTGGCCTTGAGCAAGCTGGTGCTGGCGAGCATGAAGAACTTCTCGCACCGGATCTACCTGCGCGACGGCGTGTACGGCGAGATCACGCTGCTGTACCGCGGCCGGCGGTGGGAAGCTTTGGAATGGACCTTTCCCGATTTCGCCTCGGGACGGTATGATGCGTTCCTTAGTGAGGCCCGCCGCCTGTTGCTGGCCGGGCCGCGCCGGGAGTGCGAGAAATGA
- the rbfA gene encoding 30S ribosome-binding factor RbfA has product MTRRSQRVGNLIRDVLGQLILTKLSDPRVDPARTSVVRVEVPEDLLTAKVYISVMGSDKEQRMTLQALRHAAGHFQELLMRQITLRHTPALDFVLDVQFKKTIKTLEILQQVAQELRDKDEAAAAEAGQSPDAAEGDGKDSQDDSE; this is encoded by the coding sequence ATGACGCGCCGAAGTCAACGAGTGGGCAACCTTATACGCGACGTGCTGGGTCAGTTGATCCTGACCAAGCTATCCGATCCGCGGGTGGACCCCGCGCGCACGTCCGTCGTGCGCGTCGAGGTGCCCGAGGACCTCCTGACCGCCAAGGTCTATATCTCCGTCATGGGCAGCGACAAGGAGCAGCGGATGACCCTCCAGGCCCTGCGCCACGCCGCCGGGCACTTCCAGGAACTGCTCATGCGCCAGATCACCCTGCGCCACACCCCCGCGCTGGACTTTGTGCTCGACGTGCAGTTCAAGAAAACCATCAAGACCCTCGAAATTCTTCAGCAGGTCGCGCAGGAGCTGCGCGATAAAGACGAAGCCGCCGCGGCTGAGGCCGGACAATCTCCCGACGCCGCCGAAGGCGACGGGAAAGACAGCCAGGACGATTCGGAATGA
- the hisG gene encoding ATP phosphoribosyltransferase — translation MVHRSAEDKLVLGIPKGSLQDSTLDLFQRAGYNIQVSSRSYTPSIDDDQISILMFRAQEMSRYVADGVIDAGLTGRDWILENESDVAEVSELVYAKQNLRPVRWVLAVPEESPVTAPEGLAGGTVATELVNVTRRYFAAKGIDVKVEFSWGATEIKARLLDGIVDVTETGSSLRANKLRVLDTLLESTTRFIANHKAMDTPWKRSKIENIALLLQGAIAARQRVGLKMNVPRASLDAVLGVLPAEKSPTVSALADANWVAVEVIIEERIERDLVPQLVRAGGTGIITYPLNKVIH, via the coding sequence ATGGTTCACCGTTCGGCAGAAGACAAGCTGGTGCTGGGTATTCCCAAAGGCTCGCTGCAGGACAGCACGCTGGACCTCTTCCAGCGCGCCGGGTACAACATCCAGGTCTCGTCGCGCAGCTACACCCCCAGCATCGACGACGACCAGATCTCGATCCTCATGTTCCGCGCCCAGGAAATGAGCCGCTATGTCGCCGACGGCGTCATCGACGCCGGACTGACCGGACGCGACTGGATCCTCGAAAACGAATCCGACGTGGCCGAGGTGTCCGAACTGGTTTATGCCAAGCAGAACCTGCGCCCGGTGCGCTGGGTGCTGGCCGTTCCGGAAGAAAGCCCCGTCACCGCGCCGGAGGGTCTGGCCGGGGGAACGGTCGCCACCGAGTTGGTCAACGTGACGCGCCGGTACTTCGCCGCCAAGGGCATCGACGTGAAGGTCGAGTTCAGTTGGGGCGCCACCGAGATCAAGGCCCGCCTGCTCGACGGCATCGTGGACGTGACCGAGACCGGTTCGAGCCTGCGCGCCAACAAGCTGCGCGTGCTCGACACGCTGCTGGAGTCGACGACGCGGTTTATCGCCAACCACAAAGCGATGGACACGCCCTGGAAACGCTCCAAGATCGAGAACATCGCCCTGCTGCTCCAAGGCGCCATCGCCGCCCGTCAGCGCGTCGGGCTCAAAATGAACGTCCCCCGCGCCTCGCTCGATGCCGTCCTGGGCGTCCTTCCGGCTGAAAAATCGCCCACCGTCTCCGCCTTGGCCGACGCCAACTGGGTCGCTGTCGAAGTCATCATCGAGGAACGCATCGAGCGCGATCTGGTTCCCCAGCTTGTTCGCGCCGGCGGGACTGGTATCATTACGTATCCGTTGAATAAGGTCATTCATTAG